AAAGCTTTTACATTTTATGTTTCAGGCATACTAACTTACTTTGCTTGAACGTTAGCTGTAAACACGTTACCAGCTCTAGTGTATATTTTTACTTGATATGTAGTTCCTGGAATAGGGTTACCAGCTGCGACTACTATGTAGCCTTCCTGACCAGGAGTCAAGGAGACCTCTGTAGCGGTACCTGTACTAGTAGTGAATCCCGTGCTAAAGCCGAAGTTAGAGGTGGCTGTATAAAGTCCCACTATCTCTATCCTGTATATTACTGCTGTAGCACTTCCAGTATTCTTCAC
The genomic region above belongs to Zestosphaera sp. and contains:
- a CDS encoding archaellin/type IV pilin N-terminal domain-containing protein; translated protein: LNKAISPILATVILIAVTLVIAIGVIGWIMGIWGSFGATETLQVYPDSFINATANTKILILHVKNTGSATAVIYRIEIVGLYTATSNFGFSTGFTTSTGTATEVSLTPGQEGYIVVAAGNPIPGTTYQVKIYTRAGNVFTANVQAK